DNA sequence from the Flavobacterium lipolyticum genome:
TGTAAAATTTATAAATCTCCTCTTGATTTTTTTTATGCTAATTGCTTAAGAGTTTTTACTACTGAAGGTGTTTTTTTATTCTTTAAACTCCAGGATATCCCCCGGCTGACAATCCAATACTTTACAGATGGCTTCTAAGGTGCTGAATCTTATGGCTTTTGCTTTTCCAGTTTTCAATATCGAAAGATTGGATAAGGTTAGGTCTACTTTTTCAGAAAGTTCATTCAATGACATTTTTCGTTTTGCCATCATCACGTCTAGGTTTACAATGATTGCCATATCTTATATTGTTAATTCGTTCTCGTCCTGTAATTCGATTCCCTTTTTGAAGATATAAGCAACAACAAGCAATATTACCCCCATAAACAACCAGACATCTGCACCTGCAATTTGCAATTGTTGAATGTCTTGCAGCTTAAGACCGCTATTAGACAAAGCCTTTACTAATTCTATTCCCCAGGAAGAAAAGAAACCAATGCCAAAGGACAAATAAGCCAGTGTTAGAATAAAATTCCTGAAGAGATTATTGAAGGGTGCTGCAATGTTGAGGTTCTTGTTCAGGAAAATTTTTATAATGCAGTAAAACAATATCGCTTTTAATAGAGCAACAATAATGATAACACTGCTTAGGGTGACGTACTGACTCTGATTAAACTGATACACTTCGGTTAAATCCACCGATTTCCAAAATTTAGCGGCATCAGCAGGATCGAGCGTTAAGGTTGCAATTGTTTTGGTAAGTATTCCTCCGGCTTCGATACATAATCCAACAAAAATAATCCACGAAAGCACGTGTAATACTTTCAGAATGGTTTGGGTACTAATTTTAATTTCCATAATGTTTGGTTTAAAAATTCAATGTAAAAATAATAAATATTTATTGATAAACAATAAAATTGTATTGAAAAATAATTAAAACTAGAGAGGATGTTCTTTTAAGACCAGTAAAAGCAATGCTTTTAGAACAAAAAAAATCCTCAACTATTTTAGTGTTGAGGATAATCTATATTCGTTTCAAAACTGAGACTGAAAACTGAGACTGAGACTGAAACTGAAAAACTAATTTATATTCAATACACCATGTTATTTCTTATATTATCGCAAAATTCGACAAAATCATCAGGCTGCTTAACACTGAACTGCTGCAGATAAACTTTATTTGTTGTATAGGATTTCTTAATTGTTGGAATTTTTATACGTTTTTTTAATTTAAGGTCAACGCGAATCCATTCGCCAATATATTGATGTGTCAATAAATTTACACTGGATTCCCCACTGCCATCTTGCGCCGCATTACCATCACTATATCTACTCATTCCAATTAGCTCAATTTTATTTTGTGCGGTGTTATATCTGAATTGACAATAGTATCCGGATCGCATTGAATGATTATAAAATTGAAAACCATTTTTTGTCAATTCAATTCCTGATGTATCATTTAAATCATCTAATTTTTTGCTTTTAATAGGTAATGAATTCTGTGAGGATAGTTTACAGATTATTTGAGTATTTTTTCTATCAAAGAGTATCTCATCTTTTATAGTATCATTGTCCAGATCTTTTAACAATAAATCTTGGGCATAACATTTCTTTGATATCGTCAGGAAGCAAAAAAGAAATAAAAGTCTCAGGGTATTCATAAATATTT
Encoded proteins:
- a CDS encoding DUF2975 domain-containing protein codes for the protein MEIKISTQTILKVLHVLSWIIFVGLCIEAGGILTKTIATLTLDPADAAKFWKSVDLTEVYQFNQSQYVTLSSVIIIVALLKAILFYCIIKIFLNKNLNIAAPFNNLFRNFILTLAYLSFGIGFFSSWGIELVKALSNSGLKLQDIQQLQIAGADVWLFMGVILLVVAYIFKKGIELQDENELTI
- a CDS encoding helix-turn-helix domain-containing protein, translating into MAIIVNLDVMMAKRKMSLNELSEKVDLTLSNLSILKTGKAKAIRFSTLEAICKVLDCQPGDILEFKE